The genomic DNA CCTCGACGAGCTGTGGGCGGCGCTCGCCGAGCACCGGGTGCCCGTCGTGATGCACCCCGGATTCCACGCCGGCGACCCGCGCACGCGGGTGTACGGCATGCCCAACACGCTCGGCCGCGCGTACGACACCGACGTCGCGGTGGCACGGCTGCTCTACTCCGGACGGCTCGCCGGGCACCCCGGACTGCGGATCCTGCTGATGCACGGCGGGGGAGCGGTGCCGTACCTGTGGGGACGCCTGCAGCGCAACCACGCGCTCGATCCCGGCGGTCTCGCCGACCCCGCCACCGGGATCGACGCGCTGTGGTTCGACAGCATCGTCTACCGCGAGCGCGCGCTGTCGTACCTGCTCGACTTCGCCGGCGCGGACCGCGTGCTGCTCGGCTCCGACTACCCGTTCCCGATCATGGATCCCGAGCCACTGCGCGTGGTCCGCGACCTCGACCCCGCGCCCGACGTGCGGCAGCGGATCTGCTCGGGCAACGCCCATGCCTTCTTCGGTCTCCCGACCCCGGCCTGAACAGAGGAACTCCATATGACGTCCGAAGCCAGTCCCACACGTGAGGTGCTCACCGTCGGCGACGCCCGGGTGGTGATCGAACGACCGCGCGGCACCGAGGCGACCGCCGTGCAGGTCGTGTCCGGCGGCGAGCGCCTCATCTACTTCGACACGGCCGACGACCGGATCCAGCCCGCCAACTACGACAAGCCCGACGGTGCCCCGCTGCGCGTGCTCGACTCCGAGGCTGCGAAGGTGGACGTGTCGAAGCGCAGCGTCCACGACATGGGCTTCTGGCACCGCAGCGCCGACCACTCCGAGGTCATCATCTGCGTGAAGGGCGCGCTGCGGTGGGAGACCGAGCTCGGCGTCCACACGCTGCTGCCTGGCCAGGTGCTGTGCATCCCCCGCGGTGTCGCGCACCGGTCGGCGTTGTGCGAGCAGTCCGGTGAGGAGAACGTCCTCATCGAGGTGAAGGTCAAGGACGACCTCACCTACGTCGGCCCCGAGGAGGATGCCCAGGCATGAGCAGTACGCAGGTCGACGTCGTCGTCGACCACGTGGACTGGCTGGTCACGGTCGACGAGGACAGGCGCGTCATCCGCGACGCGGCAGTCGCGATCGACGGCGGCCGGTTCGTCGCCGTCGGCAAGAGCGACGAGGTGACCGCCGCGTACGAGGGACGGCAGGTCGTCGACGGCCACCACGCCGTGGCGACACCCGGACTCATCGACGGGCACCTGCACTCGTCGTTCCAGCTGTCCCGCGGCCTCGCCGACGAGGCGAACGCGCGCGAGTTCCTGATCGCGCGGATGTACCCGTACGAGGCCGCGCTGACGCCCGACGACGTGGAGCTGAGCGCTCGCCTCGCCGCGCGCGAGATGCTGCTGTCCGGCACGACGTGCTTCGTCGACCCGGGCAACAACCACCCCGACCGCACGGTCGCGGGGGTGGCGCCGTCCGGCATCCGCGTGGTCGTCGCGCGCAGCGCCTTCGACCTCGGCGACTCGGCGTTCGGTTCGGTGCCGTCGTCGATGGTCTCGACGCCGGACTCCGCGGCGAAGGAGGCCGAGGCGCTGGTCGACCGCTTCCACGGCGAGTACGACGGCCGCGTGCGCGCGTCGGTGTCGTTCCGCGGGCTCAACAACTCCAGCGACGAGCTGATCACGACGCTTCGCGACGTCGCCGCCGACCGTGAGGTGCTGCTGCAGACCCACGCCTGCTTCAGCTACTCGACGCACGACGCGTCCGTCGCGAAGTTCGGCCTTCCCGAGATCGCGCGGCTGCGCGAGCTCGACGCGCTCGGGCCGCGGACCCTGCTCGTGCACGGCGGCTGGCTCGAGCCCGAGGAGGTGGCGATCCTCCAGGAGCACTGGGCGAGCATCGTCGCCGCGCCGACGTCGAGCATGCACAACGGCTACGGCAACATCCGGGTGGGCGTGCTGCCCGAGCTGATGGAGCTCGGCGTCAACGTCGGCCTCGGCAGTGACCACGCGTGCTCGGGACCCGTAGACCTCGTCAGGGAGATGTTCCTCGTGGCGTGCGGCCACAAGGAGGTGCGGGTCAACCCGCGGGTGATGCCGCCCGAGCGCGCGCTGGAGATGGCGACGGTCAACGGTGCGCACGCGGTCGACCAGGCCGGCGTGCTCGGCTCGATCGAGGTGGGCAAGCAGGCCGACCTCGTGCTGTTCGACACCGACGACCCGAGCTGGCAGCCGTTGTACAACCCGGTGTCGAACCTCGTGTACTCGGCGACCGGGCGCACGACGAAGCACGTGCTCGTCGGCGGCGAGCTCGTCGTCGAGGACGGCCGGCTGACCAGGGTCGACGAGGACGAGCTGCTGTCCGACGTACGAGCGGGCGCCGCGTCGCTGTACGACCGCCTCGACGGCGAGAAGCTGGTCCGCGGGCGCTGGCCCGTCAGCTGACGGCTCACTCCTCCGGCAACCCCTTGCCGCGCCTCGCGTACAACGCGAGCACCTGCTCGCGGGGGATGACGCCGCAGCGTTCCGCCCACCCCTCG from Streptosporangiales bacterium includes the following:
- a CDS encoding amidohydrolase family protein, translating into MSSTQVDVVVDHVDWLVTVDEDRRVIRDAAVAIDGGRFVAVGKSDEVTAAYEGRQVVDGHHAVATPGLIDGHLHSSFQLSRGLADEANAREFLIARMYPYEAALTPDDVELSARLAAREMLLSGTTCFVDPGNNHPDRTVAGVAPSGIRVVVARSAFDLGDSAFGSVPSSMVSTPDSAAKEAEALVDRFHGEYDGRVRASVSFRGLNNSSDELITTLRDVAADREVLLQTHACFSYSTHDASVAKFGLPEIARLRELDALGPRTLLVHGGWLEPEEVAILQEHWASIVAAPTSSMHNGYGNIRVGVLPELMELGVNVGLGSDHACSGPVDLVREMFLVACGHKEVRVNPRVMPPERALEMATVNGAHAVDQAGVLGSIEVGKQADLVLFDTDDPSWQPLYNPVSNLVYSATGRTTKHVLVGGELVVEDGRLTRVDEDELLSDVRAGAASLYDRLDGEKLVRGRWPVS